Below is a genomic region from Marinobacter salarius.
GCGTTTGCTGTTCGATGCGTCGGCGAAGGGCGTCCGCAAAACTCCGCGCTGGCGGTTGATCGCCAGCCATAGCCTTCAGGTCGCCAATAGAAACCTTGCGCGTGCGCTCATCAATTTCCTCCCACTTCCGATCAACGATCTTTCGCAGGATGGTAGGCGTCTTGTCCAGATGTCTGTCAGTCATTATCAGGCTCGTATTAGAAACACTGCGAAAAGTCAGCAAGCTCGGACATCTTGCCGGCGGCCAAACCTGAGCCCATAGCGTCCAGCGCCATCTCTACGCCTTCCGGCGTCGTCTTCGCCAGACCAGCCACATAAATTGCTGCGCCGGCGTTCAGGGCGATGAGGTCGCGGGCCTTCTCAGCCATTTCATCATGGCCACGACCGAACGCGGCACGGATCAGTTTCAGGGAGTCCTCGGCGGTATCCACTGTGAGACCAACCAGCGCCTGGCTCTTGATGCCCAGGTCTTCCGGGGTGATGTCGTACTCAGTGACTTCGCCGTTTTTCAGCTCCGCCACATGGGTGGCGCTGGCCAGGCTGATTTCGTCCAGGCCATCCTTCGAGTGCACCACCATAATGTGTTCGGCACCCAGGCGGTGCAGAACCTCCGCCATGGGGCGACACAGCTCTTTCGTGAACACGCCGATCAACTGTCGCTTGACGCTGGCCGGGTTGGTCATGGGGCCGAGGATATTGAAAATGGTACGGCAACCCAGTTCCTTGCGCGGGCCAATGGCGTGTTTCATGGCACCGTGATGGGCGGGGGCGAACATGAAGCCGACGCCGATCTCCTCTACGCAGCGGGCGACTTCCTCAGGCGCCATTTGCAGGTTGATGCCCAGCTTTTCCAGCAGGTCCGCGCTGCCACTCTTGGAAGACACGGCACGGTTGCCATGTTTGGCTACAAAGCCACCGGCTGCGGCGACCACAAAAGACGCGGCGGTGGATACGTTGAACAAGTTGGCACCGTCACCGCCGGTGCCCACGATATCCACCAGAGGGTCGGCGTTGACCGTCACGCGGGTGGCCAGCTCCCGCATGACTTCGGTGGCGCCGGTGATTTCGTCGATGGTTTCGCTCTTGATGCGCAGCCCCATGAGAAAGGCTCCAATCTGCGCATCGGTGGCTTCACCCTTCATGACGATGCGCATAACATCCTTCATTTCCTCCGTGGACAGGTCCAGATTGGAGGAGATGCGGTTCAGTGCTGCTTTCATGTCCATGTGGTGGCCTCTTATCGTGTCTTCAGAAAGTTGCGCAGCAGCTCATGGCCCTGTTCCGTCATAATAGACTCTGGGTGGAACTGTACACCTTCGATGGGCAGTGTTTTGTGCCGAACGCCCATGATTTCTTCCACCGAACCATCGTCATTGCGAGTCCATGCGGTGACTTCCAGACAATCCGGAAGGGTGTCTTTGTCGATCACCAGGCTGTGATAGCGGGTCGCCTTCAGCGGGTTGCTCAGGCCACGGAAAATGCCTTGGTCCTTATGGTAGACCGCAGATACCTTGCCGTGCATCACCTGCCCGGCGCGAATCACCTTTCCGCCGTACACCTGCCCGATGGCCTGGTGGCCGAGGCAAACGCCCAGAATCGGCAACTTGCCGGCAAAGTGGCGGATGGTGGCCATGGAAATGCCTGCCTCGTTGGGCGTGCAGGGGCCGGGAGAGACAACGAGACGTTCCGGCTTCAGGGCTTCAATGCCCTCCACGGTGATCTCGTCGTTGCGGTAGACATGAACATCTTCGCCCAACTCGGCCAGGTACTGCACCACGTTGTAGGTGAAGGAGTCGTAGTTATCGATCATCAGTAGCATAATCTTATCCTCCGCCTCAGTGGTCGAAATCGTTGTAGGTCATGGCGACGGCGCGGAAAATCGCGCGGCCCTTGTTCATGGTTTCCTTCCACTCAAGGCGGGGCACCGAATCGGCCACCACGCCCGCTCCTGCCTGAATATGCAGGGTGTTGTCTTTGATCACGGCCGTGCGGATAGCAATGGCGGTATCCATGTTGCCATTGAACGACAGGTAACCCACGGCACCGCCATAGACACCGCGTTTCACCGGCTCCAGTTCGTCGATGATTTCCATGGCGCGAATCTTGGGGGCACCGCTCAGGGTGCCGGCGGGTAGGGTGGCGCGCAGCACGTCCAGGCAACTGGTGTTGTCTTTCAGGCGACCGGTGACGTTGGAGACGATGTGCATCACATGAGAGTAACGCTCCACAATCATCTTGTCCGTCAGCTTCACCGTGCCGGTTTCAGACACCCGGCCAGCGTCGTTGCGGCCCAAATCGATCAGCATCAGATGCTCGGCGATTTCCTTGGGGTCGGCCAGCAGTTCCGCTTCCATAGCCCGGTCTTCGGCATCGGTGGCGCCACGCTTTCGGGTGCCGGCGATGGGGCGCACAGTGACTTCATCATCTTCCACCCGCGCCAGGATTTCCGGCGAGGAGCCGACGATCTGGAAGTCTCCCAGGTCCAGGAAATACATGTAGGGGGACGGGTTCAGCACCCTCAGCGAGCGATACAGGTTCAGCGGTGGCGCCTCGAACGGAATCGACATGCGTTGCGAGATCACCGTCTGCATCACGTCGCCGTCCAGCACGTATTCCTTGATGTGGCCGACGGCCGCTTCGAATTTTTCCTGGTTGAACCCGGAAATAAAGTCGCTCTCATCCACGGTTTTACCGCGCAGATGTTCCGGCGTGCGGGGCGCGTTGGCCGTCTGCCGGTGCAAGCGGGACTCCAGATCGTCAATTCGCTGGAGTGCCTGTTCGTAGGCGCCCTCCTGATTTGGGTCGGCATGGACAATCAGGTGCAGTTTGCCGCGCAGATTGTCGAACACCACCACGTCATCGGACACCATCAGCAGTATGTCGGGCGTGCCGATCTTGTCCGGCGGGCAGGTGTTGCGCAGGCGCTTCTCGATGTAGCGCACGGTGTCATAACCGAAATAGCCAACCAGGCCGCCATTAAAGCGGGGCAATTCCTCCAGGTCCGGCGCGTTGAAGCGGGCCTGGTAGTCTTCCACGAAGGCCAGTGGGTCGTCGACCGTGGTTTCTTCGATCACCTTGTCGTCGCGGGTAATAGTGACGGTGTGATCATAGACCTTGAGGACTTCCCGGCTTGGCAGGCCGATGATGGAATAGCGGCCCCACTTTTCACCGCCCTGGACGGATTCAAACAGGTAGGAATAGGGGCCGCTGGCCAGCTTGAAATAGGTGCTCAGGGGCGTGTCCAGGTCGGCAAGGACTTCGCGGTATACGGGGATACGATTAAAGCCGGCCTTGGCGAGCTCGGCGAATTGCTCGGGTGTCATGATAACGGTTCCTGAATCTGATCTGTATGGAGGACGTTCGGGCGGCATTCAGCCGGTGCGCCATCGCCACCATCGTGTTGCGCGGGTTGTCAGTACGCCACGCGCTGTCATCAGACTCAGTCCCTGCACGGCAGGAATCTCCCGAATTGAAGGTTTCAAATCAATATCCTGTGAGATTACAAAAGCTGGGCCAGGGAATCAACAACGGCATCCGCGCCGAGCGAATCCACGGGCGCCCCGTAATTATAGCCGTATCGTACCGCCACCGAAGGAATGCCTGCTGCCAGGGCCGCGCTGATGTCGGTGACCGAATCGCCCACCATCAC
It encodes:
- the trpD gene encoding anthranilate phosphoribosyltransferase, whose protein sequence is MDMKAALNRISSNLDLSTEEMKDVMRIVMKGEATDAQIGAFLMGLRIKSETIDEITGATEVMRELATRVTVNADPLVDIVGTGGDGANLFNVSTAASFVVAAAGGFVAKHGNRAVSSKSGSADLLEKLGINLQMAPEEVARCVEEIGVGFMFAPAHHGAMKHAIGPRKELGCRTIFNILGPMTNPASVKRQLIGVFTKELCRPMAEVLHRLGAEHIMVVHSKDGLDEISLASATHVAELKNGEVTEYDITPEDLGIKSQALVGLTVDTAEDSLKLIRAAFGRGHDEMAEKARDLIALNAGAAIYVAGLAKTTPEGVEMALDAMGSGLAAGKMSELADFSQCF
- a CDS encoding aminodeoxychorismate/anthranilate synthase component II; amino-acid sequence: MLLMIDNYDSFTYNVVQYLAELGEDVHVYRNDEITVEGIEALKPERLVVSPGPCTPNEAGISMATIRHFAGKLPILGVCLGHQAIGQVYGGKVIRAGQVMHGKVSAVYHKDQGIFRGLSNPLKATRYHSLVIDKDTLPDCLEVTAWTRNDDGSVEEIMGVRHKTLPIEGVQFHPESIMTEQGHELLRNFLKTR
- the trpE gene encoding anthranilate synthase component I, yielding MTPEQFAELAKAGFNRIPVYREVLADLDTPLSTYFKLASGPYSYLFESVQGGEKWGRYSIIGLPSREVLKVYDHTVTITRDDKVIEETTVDDPLAFVEDYQARFNAPDLEELPRFNGGLVGYFGYDTVRYIEKRLRNTCPPDKIGTPDILLMVSDDVVVFDNLRGKLHLIVHADPNQEGAYEQALQRIDDLESRLHRQTANAPRTPEHLRGKTVDESDFISGFNQEKFEAAVGHIKEYVLDGDVMQTVISQRMSIPFEAPPLNLYRSLRVLNPSPYMYFLDLGDFQIVGSSPEILARVEDDEVTVRPIAGTRKRGATDAEDRAMEAELLADPKEIAEHLMLIDLGRNDAGRVSETGTVKLTDKMIVERYSHVMHIVSNVTGRLKDNTSCLDVLRATLPAGTLSGAPKIRAMEIIDELEPVKRGVYGGAVGYLSFNGNMDTAIAIRTAVIKDNTLHIQAGAGVVADSVPRLEWKETMNKGRAIFRAVAMTYNDFDH